A single region of the Anaerococcus urinomassiliensis genome encodes:
- the cbpB gene encoding cyclic-di-AMP-binding protein CbpB, which translates to MIGKIVEEMFKQPTENIMIPASDVATVHEDDNLVHAILVLSSSGYQTIPVLDNKNRVRGLISISNIVTSAHELSIFDEDQLADFKISEVMNQMVPMLFDNYNLEDVLRLLVNNNFICITHKNGYFLGIIPRKIVLERFTYIAHTIENEYKLTKK; encoded by the coding sequence ATGATAGGAAAAATTGTAGAAGAAATGTTCAAACAACCTACAGAAAATATAATGATTCCAGCTAGTGATGTTGCTACAGTTCACGAAGACGATAACCTAGTCCATGCTATCTTGGTCTTGTCATCCTCTGGCTATCAAACTATTCCAGTCCTTGATAATAAAAATAGGGTTAGAGGTCTTATATCTATATCAAATATAGTCACTTCAGCCCACGAACTTTCCATTTTTGATGAGGACCAACTGGCTGATTTTAAAATTTCTGAGGTTATGAATCAGATGGTTCCAATGCTTTTTGATAATTATAATCTTGAAGACGTACTAAGGCTTTTGGTAAATAATAACTTTATATGTATCACTCACAAAAACGGCTATTTCTTGGGGATTATACCTAGAAAGATAGTGCTAGAAAGATTTACCTACATAGCCCACACTATAGAAAATGAATATAAGCTTACAAAAAAATGA